In the genome of Paenibacillus sp. GP183, the window CTTATGTTCCTGTTATCGTTTCTCGGGCGCATCCGGGGAGGATTGCGATGGTTAACTCTAGGCTTGTTTGCGCTCACTTCATTACAGCACTTGACTCTCCAATTCCCCGGGTTTCTTCCGGCGATTCACACGATTGATGCCTTGCTCTTGTTTGGGATATCGATGCATTTAATGAAACGTTCCTGGTCATGGCTTTTGTTCAGGTAAAATGCGAAATGGGAGGGGGGTTATGCAATTTATCTGGTGGGGGATCAATGTTTTTCTCGGTTGTTTGTTCGGCCTGGAAGCATTTTACCATAGATACTTGCATGATTCCTCGAAGCATAATTGTCTGCATTTCGGTGCACTGATTGTATTCCTTACTTTCAGTTTAATCAGTCTTGTCATTTTACTGTATGAGTCGCTTCCTGCGACAATTGGAGATGTTATGGATCCGATTTTTCTTTTGGCCCCTGTGCTATGTACATTTGGATTACTGCTGCAGTACTTTGGATATGCGCTATTGCTAAAGAAATTATATCTATCCTCGCACGACAAATAGATTTAGCATCGTTGTTTTCATGATATAATTGGGTATCAGTTGTCACCTGGACTTATTCATCATAGTTGAAGGGGCCAATTGGAAAGGAGGTATAACCATGAAAAGAAAAGTTGTTTTTGTTATTTTTCTTGTGATAATGGGTACTTCACTAATTTTGAATATAGGTTATTCCTATAACATTCATAATCTCAATGGAACTAACATGCGAATACACTCAAGTCTGGAACAAGATGTGAAACGATTATCCGAAAAGTTAGCTAGTACCAGCCTGATCATTGAAAATTTGAAATCTGAAAACGATAAATTAACAGCTAATTATAAGTACATTACGGGTAATTTACATACAATGCAAGTTGAGGACGAAGCGAACATTTATAAAATACGCAAAATAATTGATAATTTACCAGGGGTATCAAAAAAATTAGCTTTTATTAAAGAGTTAAGAAATGAAAAAGGTGTGTATTATTTAGTCTTTGATTATGTGAATTGGTTTCATGGAGATGATGCCAAAAAAGCAGCTCAGGAAGATAATAATCCTAATGCCGCTTCCTTAAGTAACAATTTTTATATTAGAAATGAAATTATTGAAAATGACAAAGTAGTCCTAAGAAATGACGCAATGATATATGAATTGAATGGGGCTTTGCTGAAATACATAGCATTCAATGATTTTGTTTCAGAAAAAACTAACCTTGTTGACCGGCTATTTAATATTGTTATTGTTACTGACAAGATTACATTGCTAGAGGAGCAATATAGGCCATAACTGATGAAGGAGCTGCCTCGGCAGCTCCTTTTGACATTTGAAACTGGCTGAGATTTCATGTCCGATGAGGTGTTTCCTCAACTGGCCGCATATTGTGGTAATATGGAAGTATTCAACCAATTGATATATGGAGAGATGTTAAGATGAATTCTTCAG includes:
- a CDS encoding DUF6220 domain-containing protein; this encodes MENEVKAGEEVKASGRIRSVRLVYGLLAAGYFVCVILQVFFAGLGVFVNADYLQLHRAFANYFELASVLMFLLSFLGRIRGGLRWLTLGLFALTSLQHLTLQFPGFLPAIHTIDALLLFGISMHLMKRSWSWLLFR